From the Fusobacterium sp. JB019 genome, the window GTAAATTATTTAAATTATGTGGGAAAATAAATAATGATAAATTTAGCAAGTTAGTTTTCAAAAAAGTTCATGAGGCCTTTGGAGGGCATATAAGATTTTTTGTTTCAGGAGGAGCAAAAATTAATCCTGAGATATTAAATGATTTCAATACTTTAGGAATAAAAGTTTTAGAAGGTTATGGATTAACAGAAACATCTCCTATTATAGCTTTTAATAGGGAAGATGATATTAAAAATGGTACTGTTGGAACTTTAATTCCAGGAGTTAGAGTAAAAATAGAAAAAGATGGTGAGCTTGTAGTAAAGGGTAGAAATGTAATGAAAGGTTACTATAATAAACCTGAAGCAACAGCTGCTGCAATAGATGAAGATGGATGGTTCCATACAGGAGATTTAGCTAAAATAGAAGATGGATATATTTCTATCATAGGAAGAAAAAAAGAAATGATAGTTCTATCTAATGGTAAGAATATAAATCCTATAGATATTGAAAATGAAATATTAAAAGGAACAGACATAGTTCAAGATATAGCAATTGTTGAGCATAATAATCATTTACTAGCTTTAGTTTATCCTGATTTTAAAATTGTAAACGAAAGAAAAATAACTAATATTACAGAAACTTTAAAATGGGAGATTGTGGATAGCTATAATGTTACAGCTCCTAAATATAGAAAAATATTAGAAATAAAAATTGTAAAAGAAGAATTACCTAAAACAAAGTTAGGAAAGCTTAGAAGATTTATGCTTAAAGATTTAATAGTAGATGATGAGACAAAAGAAACAAGAGAGGCTAAGGCTAAAAAGAAAGAAAAAGCTAGAAAAGAAGATAAAGAATATAGTACTGTTGAGTTTAAAGCTCTTTATGAATATATTAAAAAAGAACATGGAGAAGAAATAACTCCAGATTCTCATATAGAAATAGATTTAGGATTAGACTCTTTAGATATTGTTGAAATGAATGCTTTTATTGAAAAAACTTTTGGATTTGAAATTAATGAAGAAGAAGTTGGAACAGTTAAAGCTATTAGAGATATTTGTGAATATATTAGAAAAAACAGTAATTTTTATCACCAAGAAGATGTGGATTGGAAGGAAATTCTTTTAAAAGAAGATATAAAATATGATTTACCAAAAAGCTTTATGGTTACTATAACAAGAATAGTTCTTACTCCTGTATTTGCTTTTTATTTAAGACTTAAAAAGAAGGGATTAGACAAAATAAGTAAAGATAGAAGAATATATATATGTAATCACGAAAGTTTTATAGAT encodes:
- a CDS encoding AMP-binding protein, with amino-acid sequence MEFVKDFNKEAIIYKERTYSYKEVIRAAKYFSSILKVNKGDRVVNFIENRPEFIFNFFGAWDAKVTPVNVDASYDEEELEYVLSDCEPKYILTSTKNYETAKEAVKLSGKKIEVINTQEIEIPEDFKVDEYSIKSPNPEDIGVLLYTSGTTGKPKGVMLTFDNLMSNVDAITEIKMATPQDRILALLPYHHVLPLSINLLMAIHIGTLIVLLDDLSASSITGALKKHKITIVVGVPRLWEMIHKGVMGKIKSNNFASKLFKLCGKINNDKFSKLVFKKVHEAFGGHIRFFVSGGAKINPEILNDFNTLGIKVLEGYGLTETSPIIAFNREDDIKNGTVGTLIPGVRVKIEKDGELVVKGRNVMKGYYNKPEATAAAIDEDGWFHTGDLAKIEDGYISIIGRKKEMIVLSNGKNINPIDIENEILKGTDIVQDIAIVEHNNHLLALVYPDFKIVNERKITNITETLKWEIVDSYNVTAPKYRKILEIKIVKEELPKTKLGKLRRFMLKDLIVDDETKETREAKAKKKEKARKEDKEYSTVEFKALYEYIKKEHGEEITPDSHIEIDLGLDSLDIVEMNAFIEKTFGFEINEEEVGTVKAIRDICEYIRKNSNFYHQEDVDWKEILLKEDIKYDLPKSFMVTITRIVLTPVFAFYLRLKKKGLDKISKDRRIYICNHESFIDAFAVGRMFESSQAKNTYFFAIKKHFEKPIMKYMADHGNIVLVDINKNLKESLQIAAKVLKSNKSLVIFPEGARTRDGELQNFKKFFAILSKELNIPVTVLGITGAYEAMPYGSKFFKSGDLELEVLGDIYPEKLSVEDIVKESKNMIFNWKNSQKTLKTKKN